The DNA region CTTCGCCGCGGAGATCTTCATCACGGATGAAGCATTGACCAGTTGAGTATATTCCTCCTCCCGCGCGGATTCTTCGTCGGGTTTGAGCATGTCCATTTTGTTCAGGACAAGCATCAGCGGAGTCCGAGGCGGAACATCCGCGAGCAGGGATGCGATGTTCAAGTCTTCCTCTGTGGGCGGAGTCGCAGCATCCACCAGCCACAGGATCAAATCCACGCCATCGAGCGCTTCTTTTGCCTCGTCGTTCAAAAACTCGCCGAGTTTGTGTTTGGCTTTATGCAAGCCGGGTGTATCCACAAAAACAAGTTGCGCGTTTTCGAGCGTGAGAATGCCGAGCTGTTTTTTGCGCGTGGTCTGCGGACGGGGTGAGACGGCGGCGATCTTTTGCCCGAGCAGGGCGTTCATCAGCGTGGATTTGCCCACGTTGGGTCGTCCGATGATGGCGATGAAACCAGAGCGGTGGGTCATGCAGTTTTTCTCCTGTAATTGACGACGGCGAGGCTGGCGATGATGAGGACGGTGCCAGCGATCAACTGCCACGAAAGATGTTCGTTTAGGAAGAGTACGCCGAGGAGCACGCCGCCGACGGGGAACAAATAGGTGACGAGCGAGGCGCGCGTGGGACCGATCTCATGGATCAAATAATACATCATGATCATGGCAAGCCCCGAACCGAGCACGCCGAGCCAGAGCGCGGCAACCCACGTGATCGGCAGGCTGGGAAACTCAAACGGACGTTCGGCGACGGGACCGACGACCCACATCAGCACGGTGGAGGTCATCAGCAAGCCGACTCCGCGCATGGTGTTGTTGATGTGCTGGGTGTATTTGCGGATGGCGACCGCGCTGCCCGCATAAAAAAGCGAAGCAAGGATGACCGCCAATTGTCCGATGACTGAGCCATGTTCGCTGGCAAGCATATCCTTGCTCATCAAGATCAGAACACCCGCAAAGCCGATCAACAAGCCGAGCGTTTTCTGGAACGTGATCTTGTCGTCGTGGATCCAGAAGTGGGCGATGAGCAGAGTAAACAGCGGAACGGTGGCGTTGAGAATGGATGCAACGGCGGAGTCGATCGTCTGTTCACCCCACGAGATGAGGAAGATGGGGATGGCGAGACTGGCAGGTCCGAGGATGGCAAATAGTCTCCAAGTCTTTGCATCGCGCGGAAAGCTGAGTTTTTGATAGACCGCTATGGCGATTGCCGTGAGCGCGCCGAACACCATGCGGAAGGCGGTCAACGCCATCGGTCCGATGTCCTGCACGCCGATCTTGATCCACAGGAAGGATGTGCTCCAGATAATGCCAAGCAGGATAAAAACGATCCAATGTTTTGGTTTCATGCAAGTACTCCTACTTTATTTTTGCACGATTATATTAAGTCGGAAGGATGAATGCGACCCGATTCTTGCTCAGTTTTTAAGAAGATGGGCATGATGGGATTGGCGACCGAACTCAGATGCGCTTGATAAGATAATATTCCCCGCGTTCAAAGCCGCGGTCGAGATAATATCCACGCGTGCCGACGGCGGCGATGACGGCGAGTTTCTCAAAGCCGTTCTGTTTGGCAATGCGTTCCGCTTCTTCGAGCAGGCGCGTGCCAAGACCGACATGCTGCGCCGCACCGGATTTTTCCGCGCCGACAGGCAGGGACTGCCCATACACATGCACTTCGCGGATGAGCGCCGCACCCGCAAGGTCGGAAATGCCCGTGTCGGGCGAACCAGCTGAAGGGAGAGAGAGGCGGATGAATCCTGCCAGCCCGTCCTCTGCTGTGTTGAAGGAGATGAAATGCTCCTCCGCTTTGCCCGCCTGATAGACATGGTCATCCAATTGCAGCGAGGAAAGTTCCACCGTTTTGTTTTTGACTTCACGGCAGCGCACACACTGACAGCGCGTCCCGCGCCGCTTCATTTCTTCGTGGACATCCTGCCGCAAACTGGTGCGGCGATTCCCTTCCACCACGTTGTTGGACGGAATATCGCGGATGACGCGGTTGACGCGGCAATAGCGCGGAATGGTCAGCTTGATGTCCGCGATGAGGTGGACGAGTTCATCCGTGCTGTAGGGCTGGAATTCGCCGCGCTGCCAGTATTCGTAGAGTTCGGCGTTCGCCAGCAATTGATTCGGGTAGATCTTTATTTCATCAGGGCAGAAGTCATTCCACATTTGCGCGAAATCTTCGCGGTCGGATTCGGGCGTCGCGCCGAGCAGGTTGGGCATCCAGTGTAGGACGATCTTGAATCCAGCGGCGCGGAGCAGAGCCGTAGCCTGGCGCGTGGATTCCACGTCATGTCCGCGTTTGTTGATCTCAAGAATGTGGTCGTTGAAACTCTGCGCGCCCATCTGCACTTTGGTCACGCCAAGGTGACGCAGCCACTTGATCTCATCGGGATTGATCTCGTCAGGTCGTGTTTCGATGACCAGTCCCACATTGCGGTGCGCCGCGTTTTCATTGATGGAATGGATTTCAGGAAGCAATGAAGAATCCAATAATTCCTGTCGCTCGGGCTCCAGTGATGGGAGTTTTTCGAGTTCATTCATTGCATCGAAGCAGCGCCCAATGAACCATTCCTGATAATCGCGCCGATATGAAGACCACGTGCCGCCCAGAATCAGCAGCTCGATCTTATCGGTGGGATGTCCCAAATTCTTTAATGCGCGAATGCGGTTTTGCACCTGCGCATACGGGTCGAATTGATGTTCGAGCGCGCGCATCGCGCCAGGCTCATCGGGCAGATAACTCTTGGGCATGCGCACGTCGGTGGGACAAAAAATACACTTACCCGGGCAGGGATACGGCTTGGTCAGCACCGTGACCGTTGTCACACCCGAAAGCGTGCGCATCGGCTTCATGCGGATGCGTTCCAGCAGCGCCGTGTCAGGTTCCATCGCGCCTGAGTCCACCAGTTCCTTATATGCGGCGACCAGCGCGGCTTTGTTCAAATATCCGCCCTCTGCCAGCGGATGGCGGCGGATGAGCATCATCACATCTTCCCCGCCGCGAATTTTGGTCAGCAGGTGATGCGCCAACTCCATTTTTTGCGGAGTCAACGCGTTGATCTTTTTCCAACGCTTGCGTTTTTCCAGAAAATCCATGCCGAAGATTATAATGGACAAATCCACTGCGATTCCGATGAAACCGACCACTGCGCAAACACTTCTGGAGATCAACCGCGAGTTTTACGACCGCTTCGGCGATTCGTTCTCTGCCACGCGCCAGCGGCTCCAGCCCGGCGTGAAGAAGATCCTCGAAACGATTCAAGCGGACGAATCGGTGCTTGATCTGGGATGCGGCAACGGCTTGTTCCTGCGCGAACTGCGCAGACGCGGTCACCAAGCCGCGCTTCTCGGCGTGGACTTTAGCCTGCCCCTGCTTCGAGATGCCGAATCCACGCCCGGGATGGAGTTCCGCGAGGTGGATTTGACGAAGTTATCAGAATGGAAAGTGGAATATGGAGAGTGGGACGTTGTGACGATTTTTGCCGCGTTGCATCACATCCCTTCGCATGAGATCCGTTTGGATATTTTGAAAACCGTGAAAAAATTATTGAAGCCCAATGGAAAATTAATTCTTTCCAACTGGCAGTTTTTGAACAGCGGGAAACTGAGAGCCAGAGTCCAGCCGTGGGAGCGGGCGGGGCTTTCGGATTCGGATGTGGATGAGGGGGATTATCTGCTGGATTGGCGCAGCGGCGGCGATGGGCTTCGGTACGCGCACCAGTTTTCAGTGGAGGAACTGCTTGGGTTGGCGGGGCAGGCTGGGTTTAAGGTCGAGGCGTCTTTTCTGTCCGATGGGGAAAACGGCAAGTTGGGGCTGTATCAGATCTGGTCATGAATCATCTGATGCGACGCAGTTTCGTCCCGCGCCTTTGGCTTTATACAGCGCGGAATCGGCGCGCTCGACCAGCGTTTGCAATGTGTCATGCTCGTTCATCTCCGCAACGCCAATGCTGATCGTGACCCGCAGCGGACCGACACTGGTTTCAAAGGGATCTTTCATCACTGCCAGCCGGAAACGTTCTGCAAAGCGTTTGGCTGATTCGAGGTTCGTTTCGGGCAATAGGATCACGAATTCCTCGCCGCCATAACGGACGATCAGGTCGATCATGTGAGCGTTCTTTTGGCACCGCTCCACAAGTTGACTCAAGATCTGGTCTCCCGTCGCATGTCCGTAATGATCGTTGACCCGCTTGAAGTGATCGATGTCGAATATGATCGCGCAGAACGGGCGGTGAATGCGCCGCGCGCGCTGGAACTCGAACTCTCCCAGTTGATACAGACCGCGGCGGTTGTACACACCGGTTAACGGATCGGTGATCGCCTGACTTTGCGTTTCTTCGAAGATGCGCGCATTTTCAAGTGCCACTGCGACCTGATTCGCAAATTCGGTCGTGATCTGCACATCCTTATCCTTGAAATGGTTCGGCTCGGTGCTGTCAATGGTCAGCAACCCGATGATGCGGTCCTTATAGATGAGCGGCACGCCGAGCCAGGAGCGGATGTGAATGCTGGAAATATCATTGAAGACATGATATTTCTCGTCGATCTCGGGGATAATGTACGGTTGCCCGGTCTGCATAACGACAGTATTTGGATTATCGCCGGGGATGGGGAAACGCAAACCAATAACATCCTTTAGGTCGGCAAACCCGCTGCCACCCACGATCTCCAGTTCACCATCGATCAGCAATTGCACCGAGGCGCTGTCGTACGGGATCACCTCATTGAGCTGTTCAAGAATATGGGAAACAGTTTGCTCCATTTCAAGTTTCTCGGCAACCGCCAAACTTGCCTTACGCAGGATCTCGGATGTGTCGGCGCGGCGCCTGGCATCGTCCATGGTCTTGAACTTTTCATAAGCGAGTGCGATCAGGCTGGCGGCTTGCTCGCAAAGCGCCACTTCCTCCGGCGGGAACTGGCGGATCGTGTCGAAGGAAATGATCAACGCACCGAGCTTGGTTTTCCCTGCGATCAGGGGCAGTACGATCTCGGAACGGGATGAAAACCTTTCTGCGATCTCCCGATCGATGTGAGGAGAGTTGTAAGCGTCTTCGATGATCAAGGTATGACCAAGCGTCAGCACGGATTCAGTCAGCGTTTTGCCGCCCGCTTTGGGTTGGATGGTCGGATAAATCTCCCGGTACTTGCCGGATGCGGCAAGTGATGATGTCCTTTTATTCTCCTCGTCCCAGGAGGTCAGGAAACATCCATCGGCGCGGATCAGGTCGGCAAGACGGTCGGCGGCATTCTGCGCCATTTCCTTAAGGTTATCGGCGCGCAGCGCGTCCCGCACGATCTCATGCATCATGTTCAAGGACTTCTGCCGCCGCAATACCTTTTGCTCGGTGCGGGCACGCGTCTCTGCCGCACCAAAAAGGTTTGCGGCAGTGCGGATCGCCTCCAATTCCGTGCCGGTCCACACCCGTTCTTCGCGGCAATCGTCAAATGCGATGAATCCCCACCACTGGTTGTCTGCAAAAATCGGCATGACCGCCGTGGAAATACAGCCCAGTCTTTCAAGGAATTTTTGTTCGCTCTTCGGCATGTCCGCGACCAAACCGTAGATCGGATGTCCCTGTGAAAGCGTATCCTGCCATCTGCCAAAACCGGATTGGCGCAGCGGCGCGTGCCGAAACGCGGGGTTATCGATCTGCGGCTTCGTATCCGCAGACACCCACTCATAACACATGCTCGAATAAACGACATTGTTCTCGCCTGTGTAATTCATCGCTACATACACGCGGCTGACGCCCGCAGCCTCCCCGATCTTTTCCAACACCCCGGGGATGTTATGCTCCCACGTGGTTTCGCGCAGGAATTGTCCAGCCGCCATGCTGATGGCAGACATGATCGCCTCGCGGCGGCTCAGCATCTCTTCCACATCCTTGCGCTGTGTGATGTCATGCAGGACGATCATGATATCGGACTGTCCGTGCTGTTCCTGCTTCTCCCGCAGAGAGATGGGAGAAACGCTCACTTCGAAAACTCTCGCCTGTTTGCCCTCCCCGATCTTGATCTCCGCCCGATGCTCCCCGCCCGTAAAATAAGGGGACAATGTATCGGCAAACTTCGGGAACTCCCCTGCAAATGACCTGCCGACAGATTCCTTCTCTGATCGATGGAGAATATTCTCCGCAACCGGGTTGAGATATAAAACGCGTTGCTGCGAATTCAGCACAATCACGCCATTGCGCATATTTTTCAACACCGTCAGGTGTTCGAGCGGCATGATCTCCAACATGCGGAATTTTCGGATCGCCCAGAAAATCCCAAACGCGGTCGGGAGCAGTATCAGAGGAGACAGATCGAGGTTTCGAATCGGTCCGGTTCTGCCAACAAATAAGAGATTGGCAAGAAGCGGAAAAAGAATGCTAAGCACCATCACCCCCATCTGAAGGCGGTGCAGCCCGGGTCTGCGGACCAGTTCCATGATCAAAAGCGTTCCCGAAAGAAGCAGGAGACTGTAGGAATACAGGATATGAACCCAGAAGAAGACACCGCGCTGGAGTTGCAGAAGGCTGAGTCCGCCGATATCCACCACGGTCTCCATGGTAGACATCAATCGCAGGGACGGGTTCAACAGCATGAACGTCAGCGTCAACGCGGGAATGATCCAGAATAAAGGTTTGGCACGGGGAGGGAGCAGGTGACGCCTGCCGGTGAATTCGATGACAAAGAAAAATATGAAAACAGGGATGCTGACAATGCCGATGTATTTGATGTCCGCCATATGCAGTTTCATCGACAGGGACGGAAAGAATATTTCCATCCCGTAGAAGAACGTCCAGATGGAGCATCCCAGCATTGCCAATGCAAAAGGCGTGACCGCCTTCGAAGATTTATAGTTCCATGCGTAAAACCCCAGCCATGCATACGGAATTGCAACCAGCAGGTAGATCAGGGGAACGTATGTGTTGGGTTGACTCAACATCTCATTGATAAAAGTTCTTCGTTGGGAACAGGCTGGGCAGCCCGTCCCATGTCATTACTCCCATTTTATTACCGATTAAAAGCCCTGCACATTACAGATTTATCATGTACAGGGCTGGTTTGCAAATTTGACGGGTTATGCAAAAACACCCGTCACAAACAGGAATCATACGATCACCTGCTGCGGAGAGACCACATACTGCCACCAATTGTTGTGGATTCCATTCCGCCGCCCGGCAACCCGCGGGAAATGGTTGAACCACCATTTATGATGCGCGCGGATATCCCCGTTCCCCCATTCGGACGAGTTCACAATGCGGACGTCGCCTTTGAAGTCCGGAAAATTCAATAACCAGTCATAACATTCGCTCGGAACCGGAGTGGGATTGTTCCAGTCGTAATCCGCCTGACTGTTCGGAGCGAAATGGATGTTGCCGCAGGCGGCTTTGCCCGGTGCAGTCTTGTCATAGCGGATGAAACGCCGCCACAGGTTCGCGTCGCCGGTCAGTTTCATGAACGTCCGCTCCATGATCGATTCCGCGCGATGACCATACGACTCGAACATCTCGCCGATATGGCGTTCATAGGAAAATCCCATGATCACAAAGCGGCGCTTGCTCGCGGATGTATCCGCCAGTGGAGGCGCGTTGCACCAAAATGCGCCCGGTCC from Anaerolineales bacterium includes:
- the era gene encoding GTPase Era, whose amino-acid sequence is MTHRSGFIAIIGRPNVGKSTLMNALLGQKIAAVSPRPQTTRKKQLGILTLENAQLVFVDTPGLHKAKHKLGEFLNDEAKEALDGVDLILWLVDAATPPTEEDLNIASLLADVPPRTPLMLVLNKMDMLKPDEESAREEEYTQLVNASSVMKISAAKRLGIGELLEALIQASPEREADYPEDQVTDLYEKEIAGDLIREACLIQLREEVPHGMAVRIDEFKERENGMAYIAATLFVERESQKGIVIGEGGKMLKSIGSAARKEIEEMGGRKVFLELRVKVSKDWRNDPNALRLLGYGKKKQ
- a CDS encoding DMT family transporter; protein product: MKPKHWIVFILLGIIWSTSFLWIKIGVQDIGPMALTAFRMVFGALTAIAIAVYQKLSFPRDAKTWRLFAILGPASLAIPIFLISWGEQTIDSAVASILNATVPLFTLLIAHFWIHDDKITFQKTLGLLIGFAGVLILMSKDMLASEHGSVIGQLAVILASLFYAGSAVAIRKYTQHINNTMRGVGLLMTSTVLMWVVGPVAERPFEFPSLPITWVAALWLGVLGSGLAMIMMYYLIHEIGPTRASLVTYLFPVGGVLLGVLFLNEHLSWQLIAGTVLIIASLAVVNYRRKTA
- a CDS encoding class I SAM-dependent methyltransferase, giving the protein MPKIIMDKSTAIPMKPTTAQTLLEINREFYDRFGDSFSATRQRLQPGVKKILETIQADESVLDLGCGNGLFLRELRRRGHQAALLGVDFSLPLLRDAESTPGMEFREVDLTKLSEWKVEYGEWDVVTIFAALHHIPSHEIRLDILKTVKKLLKPNGKLILSNWQFLNSGKLRARVQPWERAGLSDSDVDEGDYLLDWRSGGDGLRYAHQFSVEELLGLAGQAGFKVEASFLSDGENGKLGLYQIWS
- a CDS encoding diguanylate cyclase is translated as MLSQPNTYVPLIYLLVAIPYAWLGFYAWNYKSSKAVTPFALAMLGCSIWTFFYGMEIFFPSLSMKLHMADIKYIGIVSIPVFIFFFVIEFTGRRHLLPPRAKPLFWIIPALTLTFMLLNPSLRLMSTMETVVDIGGLSLLQLQRGVFFWVHILYSYSLLLLSGTLLIMELVRRPGLHRLQMGVMVLSILFPLLANLLFVGRTGPIRNLDLSPLILLPTAFGIFWAIRKFRMLEIMPLEHLTVLKNMRNGVIVLNSQQRVLYLNPVAENILHRSEKESVGRSFAGEFPKFADTLSPYFTGGEHRAEIKIGEGKQARVFEVSVSPISLREKQEQHGQSDIMIVLHDITQRKDVEEMLSRREAIMSAISMAAGQFLRETTWEHNIPGVLEKIGEAAGVSRVYVAMNYTGENNVVYSSMCYEWVSADTKPQIDNPAFRHAPLRQSGFGRWQDTLSQGHPIYGLVADMPKSEQKFLERLGCISTAVMPIFADNQWWGFIAFDDCREERVWTGTELEAIRTAANLFGAAETRARTEQKVLRRQKSLNMMHEIVRDALRADNLKEMAQNAADRLADLIRADGCFLTSWDEENKRTSSLAASGKYREIYPTIQPKAGGKTLTESVLTLGHTLIIEDAYNSPHIDREIAERFSSRSEIVLPLIAGKTKLGALIISFDTIRQFPPEEVALCEQAASLIALAYEKFKTMDDARRRADTSEILRKASLAVAEKLEMEQTVSHILEQLNEVIPYDSASVQLLIDGELEIVGGSGFADLKDVIGLRFPIPGDNPNTVVMQTGQPYIIPEIDEKYHVFNDISSIHIRSWLGVPLIYKDRIIGLLTIDSTEPNHFKDKDVQITTEFANQVAVALENARIFEETQSQAITDPLTGVYNRRGLYQLGEFEFQRARRIHRPFCAIIFDIDHFKRVNDHYGHATGDQILSQLVERCQKNAHMIDLIVRYGGEEFVILLPETNLESAKRFAERFRLAVMKDPFETSVGPLRVTISIGVAEMNEHDTLQTLVERADSALYKAKGAGRNCVASDDS
- a CDS encoding tRNA uridine(34) 5-carboxymethylaminomethyl modification radical SAM/GNAT enzyme Elp3, whose translation is MSIIIFGMDFLEKRKRWKKINALTPQKMELAHHLLTKIRGGEDVMMLIRRHPLAEGGYLNKAALVAAYKELVDSGAMEPDTALLERIRMKPMRTLSGVTTVTVLTKPYPCPGKCIFCPTDVRMPKSYLPDEPGAMRALEHQFDPYAQVQNRIRALKNLGHPTDKIELLILGGTWSSYRRDYQEWFIGRCFDAMNELEKLPSLEPERQELLDSSLLPEIHSINENAAHRNVGLVIETRPDEINPDEIKWLRHLGVTKVQMGAQSFNDHILEINKRGHDVESTRQATALLRAAGFKIVLHWMPNLLGATPESDREDFAQMWNDFCPDEIKIYPNQLLANAELYEYWQRGEFQPYSTDELVHLIADIKLTIPRYCRVNRVIRDIPSNNVVEGNRRTSLRQDVHEEMKRRGTRCQCVRCREVKNKTVELSSLQLDDHVYQAGKAEEHFISFNTAEDGLAGFIRLSLPSAGSPDTGISDLAGAALIREVHVYGQSLPVGAEKSGAAQHVGLGTRLLEEAERIAKQNGFEKLAVIAAVGTRGYYLDRGFERGEYYLIKRI